From Vanrija pseudolonga chromosome 1, complete sequence, a single genomic window includes:
- the CNB04080 gene encoding Succinate dehydrogenase assembly factor 3, mitochondrial, with the protein MLPSTSLRAASTRIPLTLSQASAQVLPPIPLYRRLLRAHRGLPDEMRFMGDAYVKSEFRATRATDNPLHVMAFLQQWKVYLDQISASLAAEGKAWKGRRIEQETMDALSDEQVGQLYELMHASKDVWKAPEQLEREALEAEAAAKKEDK; encoded by the exons aTGCTTCCCTCAACGTCCCTCcgggccgcgtcgacgcgcatCCCCCTGACCCTGTCCCAGGCTTCGGCACAGGTGCTGCCTCCCATCCC CCTCTACCGCCGCCTACTGCGCGCACACCGCGGCCTGCCCGACGAGATGCGCTTCATGGGCGACGCGTACGTCAAGTCCGAGTTCcgcgccacgcgcgcgaccgACAACCCGCTGCACGTCATGGCGTTCCTGCAGCAGTGGAAGGTGTATCTCGACCAGATCAGCGCGAGCCTCGCAGCAGAGGGCAAGGCGTGGAAGGGGCGCCGGATCGAGCAGGAGACGATGGACGCCCTGTccgacgagcaggtcggccagcTGTACGAGCTCATGCACGCCAGCAAGGACGTGTGGAAggc GccggagcagctcgagcgtgaggctctcgaggccgaggcggccgccaagaaggaAGACAAGTAG
- the BGL1B_3 gene encoding Beta-glucosidase 1B — MTATTTDQHHGTLPAGFLRGFATASYQIEGGHDQDGRKPSVWDVALKDKDNGDVACNSYNMIEEDIALLKSLGANVYRFSISWSRIVPLGGRNDPVEPRGIAHYSKFIDRLIEEGITPFVTLFHWDLPYALQERYGGFRATGEQREELLLDWDRYVRVCFEAFGDRVKHWITHNEPLSYVYCHFAFTDDYKLDEKWTVGKNILITHARAVDIYRKEFQRPDTVIGIALQSEWVEPIDDSQAAKDAAQRGMDVSIGWFADPIYLGKPNATVEKLAPGAYDFTEAEWAILRGSSDFFGINHYSTQLATGKIITEDPPIINTMFGSIEMTQEPGGVPIGHRGHDGHPYTVPWGFYKLLKYIHATWTNAGVSYIHKDIPTYVTENGYAEQDERQYTFEERINDKNRVNYFEGYLAALVGAVQEGVPVAGYMAWSLLDNLEWTSGYKPCFGVTVVDMDGGTFKRTPKSSGLYIKRFFDEAVASKA; from the exons ATgaccgccaccaccaccgatCAGCACCACGGCACCCTGCCCGCAGGCTTCCTCCGCGGGttcgcgacggcgtcgtacCAGATCGAGGGCGGACACGACCAGGACGGGCGCAAGCCGAGCGTGTGGGATgtcgcgctcaaggacaaggacaacggcgacgtcgcgtgCAACTCGTACAACATGATCGAGGAGGACATTGCGCTCCTCAAGTCGCTCGGCGCAAACGTCTACCGCTTCTCCATCAGCTGGTCGCGTATCGTCCCCCTCGGCGGGCGGAACGACCCTGTCGAGCCCCGCGGAATCGCGCACTACTCCAAGTTT ATCGACCGCCTCATCGAGGAGGGCATCACGCCGTTCGTGACCCTTTTCCACTGGGACCTCCCCTATGCGCTGCAGGAGCGCTACGGCGGCTTCCGCGCGACGGGTGaacagcgcgaggagctcctccttgactGGGACCGCTACGTGCGCGTGTGCTTTGAGGCGTTTGGCGATCGCGTCAAGCACTGGATCACGCACAACGAACCCCTGAGCTACGTCTACTGCCACTTTGCTTTCACCGACGACTACAAGCTGGACGAGAAGTGGAC TGTTGGCAAGAACATCCTCATCACACATGCACGGGCGGTTGACATCTACCGCAAGGAGTTCCAGCGTCCCGACACGGTCATCGGCATCGCGCTCCAGTCCGAGTGGGTCGAGCCGATTGACGACAGCcaggcggccaaggacgccgccCAGCGTGGCATGGACGTGTCGATCGGGTGGTTTGCCGACCCCATCTACCTCGGCAAGCCTAATGCCACTGTTGAGAAgctcgcgccgggcgcgtACGACTTTACGGAGGCCGAGTGGGCCATCCTGAGGGGGTCGTCCGACTT CTTCGGAATCAACCACTACTCGACGCAGTTGGCGACCGGCAAGATTATCACCGAAGACCCGCCCATTATCAACACTATGTTCGGCTCGATCGAGATGACGCAGGAGCCTGGAGGCGTGCCCATCGGCCACCGCGGACACGACGGCCACCCATACACGGTCCCCTGGGGCTTCTACAAGCTGCTCAAGTACATCCACGCGACGTGGACCAAcgctggcgtcagctacATCCACAAGGACATCCCGACATACGTCACGGAGAACGGATACGCCGAGCAGGATGAGCGTCAGTATACGTTTGAGGAGAGGATCAACGACAAGAACCGTGTCAACTACTTTGAGGGATACCTCGCTGCCctggtcggcgccgttcAGGAGGGCGTGCCCGTTGCGGGGTACATGGCATGGAGCCTGCTTGA CAACCTCGAGTGGACGAGCGGCTACAAGCCGTGCTTTGGCGTCACTGTTGTCGACATGGACGGTGGTACGTTCAAGCGCACGCCCAAGAGCTCGGGGCTGTACATCAAGCGCTTCTTCGACGAGGCCGTAGCGTCAAAGGCGTAG